In the genome of Streptomyces collinus, one region contains:
- a CDS encoding S1 family peptidase: MRIKRTTPRSGISRRTRLIAVSTGLVAAAAIAIPSANASDAPTAFSAAELKSASGSLLKADIPGTAWAVDSKTDRVLVTVDSTVTQAEIAKIKQQAGGNADALTIKRTPGKFNKLIQGGDAIYASSWRCSLGFNVRASNGTEYFLTAGHCTDGAGTWYSNSGRTTVIGSTAGSSFPGNDYGLVRYSGSVSRPGTANGVDITRAATPSVGTTVIRDGSTTGTHSGRVTALNATVNYGGGDIVSGLIQTTVCAEPGDSGGSLYGSNGVAYGLTSGGSGNCSSGGTTFFQPVTEALSAYGVSVY; the protein is encoded by the coding sequence GTGAGGATCAAGCGCACCACCCCCCGCAGTGGCATTTCGAGACGGACCCGGCTGATCGCCGTTTCCACCGGCCTCGTTGCCGCCGCAGCGATCGCGATCCCCAGCGCGAACGCATCCGACGCTCCCACCGCCTTCAGCGCCGCAGAGCTCAAGAGCGCCAGCGGTTCGCTGCTGAAGGCCGACATCCCGGGCACCGCCTGGGCCGTCGACAGCAAGACCGACCGGGTGCTCGTGACCGTCGACAGCACGGTCACCCAGGCCGAGATAGCGAAGATCAAGCAGCAGGCCGGCGGTAACGCCGACGCGCTCACGATCAAGCGCACCCCCGGCAAGTTCAACAAGCTCATCCAGGGCGGCGACGCCATCTATGCGAGTAGCTGGCGCTGCTCCCTCGGCTTCAACGTCCGTGCCAGCAACGGCACCGAGTACTTCCTGACCGCCGGTCACTGCACCGACGGCGCGGGCACCTGGTACTCCAACTCCGGCCGCACCACGGTCATCGGCTCGACCGCCGGCTCCAGCTTCCCGGGCAACGACTACGGCCTCGTGCGCTACAGCGGGTCCGTCAGCCGTCCCGGCACCGCCAACGGCGTGGACATCACCCGTGCGGCCACCCCGAGCGTGGGCACCACCGTCATCCGTGACGGCTCCACGACCGGTACGCACAGCGGCCGTGTCACCGCCCTCAACGCCACCGTCAACTACGGTGGCGGCGACATCGTCTCCGGCCTGATCCAGACCACCGTCTGCGCCGAGCCCGGTGACTCCGGCGGTTCGCTCTACGGCAGCAACGGTGTCGCCTACGGCCTGACCTCCGGCGGCAGCGGCAACTGCTCCTCCGGCGGCACGACGTTCTTCCAGCCCGTCACGGAGGCCCTCAGCGCCTACGGCGTCAGCGTCTACTAG
- a CDS encoding MarR family winged helix-turn-helix transcriptional regulator produces MQNSEAMALSAALLAVAGGLTQRIHEGVLARGFEGVRPAHGFAFARLAPDGATVTDLAAHLGVTKQAASQLVDEMVRKGYAERRPHPEDARARLVVLTERGWACTRAAEEAAAEAVREWGELLGEREVRSLGRQLLRIAPHGPIRPAW; encoded by the coding sequence GTGCAGAACTCCGAGGCCATGGCCCTGTCCGCCGCCCTGCTCGCCGTCGCCGGCGGGCTCACGCAACGCATCCACGAGGGCGTGCTCGCCCGCGGCTTCGAAGGGGTGCGGCCGGCGCACGGCTTCGCCTTCGCCCGGCTCGCCCCGGACGGCGCCACGGTCACCGACCTCGCCGCCCACCTCGGGGTGACCAAGCAGGCCGCGAGCCAGCTCGTCGACGAGATGGTGCGCAAGGGGTACGCCGAGCGCCGGCCGCACCCCGAGGACGCGCGGGCGCGGCTGGTCGTGCTGACCGAGCGGGGCTGGGCCTGCACCCGGGCCGCGGAGGAGGCGGCCGCGGAAGCCGTGCGGGAGTGGGGGGAACTGCTGGGGGAGCGGGAAGTGCGCTCGCTGGGGCGGCAGTTGCTGCGCATCGCACCGCACGGGCCCATCCGGCCTGCTTGGTGA
- a CDS encoding DNA polymerase Y family protein yields the protein MTILCVRFQLSPTSEADLPHLLGMLEEFTPVVQALPPDGALADLRGAERYFRRDAVELASVIRVRSLALHGVDCVIGAGPGPMLARMALDEAAPGVTRTVPEEQGAIAEFLADKPVAALPGVGSATARTLGDYGLDTLGRVAAAPLSTLQRLIGAKAGRELREKANGIDRGRVVPNAVSRSLAAERPFGRDELDPDRHRRALLSAAEELGARLRALEKVCRTLTLTVRYADRSATTRSRTLTEPTAHSPALTRAAYGMYETLGLQRARVRAVALRAEGLDPADRASHQLTFDPVDEKVRRIEEIADQARAKFGPRAVMPGGLGGRAA from the coding sequence ATGACCATCCTCTGCGTACGTTTCCAGCTGTCTCCGACGAGCGAGGCGGATCTGCCCCATCTGCTCGGGATGCTGGAGGAGTTCACCCCCGTCGTCCAGGCCCTGCCGCCGGACGGGGCGCTGGCCGACCTGCGCGGCGCCGAGCGGTACTTCCGGCGGGACGCCGTCGAACTGGCCTCGGTGATCCGGGTGCGGTCGCTCGCGCTGCACGGCGTCGACTGTGTGATCGGGGCCGGGCCCGGGCCGATGCTGGCCCGGATGGCGCTGGACGAGGCCGCGCCCGGGGTGACGCGTACGGTGCCCGAGGAGCAGGGCGCCATCGCGGAGTTCCTCGCGGACAAGCCCGTCGCCGCGCTGCCCGGTGTGGGCAGCGCGACCGCCCGCACGCTGGGCGACTACGGTCTCGACACCCTCGGCCGGGTCGCCGCCGCACCGCTGTCCACACTGCAACGGCTGATCGGCGCGAAGGCCGGCCGTGAGCTGCGCGAGAAGGCGAACGGCATCGACCGAGGCCGGGTCGTACCGAACGCCGTCTCCCGGTCCCTCGCGGCGGAACGCCCCTTCGGGCGCGACGAGCTGGACCCGGACCGGCACCGCCGGGCGCTGCTGTCGGCCGCCGAGGAGCTCGGCGCCCGCCTGCGCGCCCTGGAGAAGGTCTGCCGCACGCTCACCCTCACCGTGCGCTACGCCGACCGGTCCGCCACCACCCGCAGCCGCACCCTGACCGAACCGACCGCGCACTCCCCGGCGCTGACCAGGGCCGCGTACGGCATGTACGAGACGCTCGGGCTGCAGCGGGCCCGGGTGCGGGCCGTCGCCCTGCGCGCCGAGGGGCTCGACCCCGCCGACCGGGCCTCCCACCAGCTGACCTTCGACCCGGTGGACGAGAAGGTCCGCCGTATCGAAGAGATCGCGGACCAGGCGCGGGCCAAGTTCGGCCCGCGGGCGGTGATGCCCGGGGGGCTAGGGGGACGGGCGGCGTAG
- a CDS encoding DNA polymerase III subunit alpha encodes MPGFTHLHTVSGFSLRYGASHPERLAERASERGMDALALTDRDTLAGAVRFSKACGKAGVRPLFGADLAVAGAEPGSERRVRRRTPVRGGAFVDESAPRVTFLARDGARGWADLCRLVSAAHEGEGTPLLPWERNHAEGLTVLLGPGSDVGRALAAGRPDRAARLLAPWRDVYGDALRLEAVWHGREGTGPGSLRLAARTVGFAAEQRIRPVLTNAVRYADPGLGPVADVLDAARLLVPIDPAKGLDSGEAWLKGAGDMLAAAERIVEAAGFRRETAHRLVEQTEATAAACLVDPEDDLGIGTVHFPEPHLVGAGRRTAQRALASRAAAGMVLRGYDRRREYWERMHHELDIIAHHGFASYFLTVSQVVEDVRKMGVRVAARGSGAGSLVNHLLGIAHADPIEHRLLMERFLSKERVVLPDIDIDVESARRLEVYRAIIDRFGTERVATVAMPETYRVRHAIRDVGAALSMDPAEIDRVAKSFPHIRARDARAALEELPELRALAGEKEKYGRLWELVEGLDALPRGVAMHPCGVLLSDASLLARTPVMPTSGEGFPMSQFDKDDVEDLGLLKLDVLGVRMQSAMAHAVEEVERVSGVRVDLDALAPGDPETYRLIRSTETLGCFQIESPGQRDLVGRLQPATFHDLVVDISLFRPGPVAADMVRPFIEARHGRAPIRYPHPDLEGPLRDTYGVVVFHEQIIDIVGIMTGCGRGEADRVRRGLSDPESQQRIKVWFAQHAAVNGYDAETIQRTWEIVEAFGSYGFCKAHAVAFAVPTYQSAWLKTHHPAAFYAGLLTHDPGMYPKRLLLADARRRGVPVLPLDVNASGVAHRIELVSGKWGMRLALSDVHGISEAEAARIAEGQPYASLVDFWERGRPSRPLAQRLAQVGALDAFGANRRDLQLHLTELHRGARGGGGGQLPLAGGRETAPAGLPDLTSSERLSAELGVLSMDASRNLMDDHRAFLDELGVVSARRLREARHGETVLVAGAKAATQTPPIRSGKRVIFSTLDDGTGLVDLAFFDDSHDACAHTVFHSWLLLVRGVVQRRGPRSLSVVGAAAWNLADLLEVRREEGLEGVAARLAGGGDHGGSGDGGDGAVRRRLAGSEGAPAPTGSAAQDPMEQRKIRMTTGYEMHPWADLRPAGEGPAAVGRKLWHQSPGSAG; translated from the coding sequence GTGCCGGGGTTCACGCATCTGCACACCGTCTCCGGATTCTCGTTGCGCTATGGAGCCTCGCACCCGGAACGGCTGGCCGAGCGTGCCTCCGAGCGGGGCATGGACGCCCTGGCGCTCACCGATCGCGACACGCTCGCCGGCGCGGTCCGGTTCTCGAAAGCCTGTGGGAAGGCGGGGGTCCGGCCGCTGTTCGGGGCCGATCTGGCCGTGGCGGGTGCGGAGCCCGGGAGCGAGCGGCGGGTGCGGCGCCGGACCCCGGTGCGGGGTGGTGCCTTTGTCGACGAGTCGGCTCCCCGTGTGACCTTTCTCGCCCGGGACGGCGCCCGGGGGTGGGCGGACCTGTGCCGGCTCGTCTCGGCTGCTCATGAGGGGGAGGGGACGCCCCTGCTGCCCTGGGAGCGCAATCACGCCGAGGGGCTGACCGTGCTGCTCGGGCCCGGATCGGACGTCGGGCGCGCCCTGGCCGCGGGGCGGCCCGACCGTGCGGCGCGACTGCTCGCGCCCTGGCGTGACGTCTACGGCGACGCCCTGCGGCTGGAGGCCGTCTGGCACGGCCGGGAGGGTACGGGGCCGGGGTCGCTGCGGCTGGCCGCCCGGACCGTCGGGTTCGCCGCCGAGCAGCGGATCCGGCCCGTGCTCACCAACGCGGTGCGGTACGCCGATCCGGGTCTCGGGCCGGTCGCCGACGTGCTGGACGCGGCCCGGCTGCTGGTGCCCATCGACCCGGCCAAGGGGCTGGACTCCGGTGAGGCCTGGCTCAAGGGCGCCGGGGACATGCTCGCTGCGGCGGAGCGGATCGTGGAGGCCGCGGGGTTCCGGCGGGAGACCGCTCACCGGCTGGTGGAGCAGACGGAGGCCACGGCCGCCGCGTGCCTGGTCGATCCCGAGGACGATCTCGGGATCGGCACCGTCCACTTCCCCGAGCCGCATCTGGTCGGTGCCGGGCGGCGGACCGCCCAGCGCGCCCTTGCCTCGCGGGCGGCGGCGGGGATGGTGCTGCGCGGATACGACCGGCGGCGGGAGTACTGGGAGCGGATGCACCACGAGCTGGACATCATCGCCCACCACGGCTTCGCCTCCTACTTCCTGACCGTCTCCCAGGTGGTGGAGGACGTACGGAAGATGGGCGTCCGGGTCGCCGCCCGGGGGTCCGGGGCCGGCTCGCTCGTCAACCATCTGCTCGGCATCGCGCACGCCGATCCGATCGAGCACCGGCTGCTGATGGAGCGGTTCCTGTCGAAGGAGCGGGTCGTGCTGCCCGACATCGACATCGACGTGGAGTCCGCGCGGCGGCTGGAGGTCTACCGGGCGATCATCGACCGGTTCGGCACCGAGCGGGTCGCGACGGTCGCGATGCCGGAGACGTATCGCGTGCGGCACGCGATCCGGGATGTGGGGGCCGCCCTGTCCATGGACCCGGCCGAGATCGACCGGGTGGCCAAGTCCTTTCCCCATATCCGGGCGCGGGACGCCCGCGCGGCGTTGGAGGAACTGCCCGAGCTGCGCGCGCTGGCGGGGGAGAAGGAGAAGTACGGAAGGCTGTGGGAACTGGTCGAGGGGCTGGACGCCCTGCCGCGCGGGGTGGCCATGCACCCGTGCGGGGTGCTGCTGTCCGACGCCTCCCTGCTGGCGCGTACGCCGGTCATGCCGACCAGCGGCGAGGGCTTTCCGATGTCGCAGTTCGACAAGGACGACGTCGAGGACCTCGGCCTGCTGAAGCTCGACGTGCTGGGCGTGCGGATGCAGTCGGCCATGGCGCACGCGGTGGAGGAAGTGGAGCGGGTGTCGGGGGTGAGGGTCGATCTGGACGCCCTGGCGCCGGGGGATCCGGAGACGTACCGGCTGATCCGGTCGACCGAGACGCTCGGGTGCTTCCAGATCGAGTCGCCCGGGCAGCGGGATCTGGTCGGGCGGCTCCAGCCGGCCACGTTCCACGACCTCGTCGTCGACATCTCGCTGTTCCGCCCCGGTCCGGTCGCCGCCGACATGGTGCGGCCGTTCATCGAAGCGCGGCACGGGCGGGCGCCGATCCGGTATCCGCACCCTGATCTGGAGGGGCCGCTGCGGGACACGTACGGGGTCGTCGTCTTCCACGAGCAGATCATCGACATCGTCGGCATCATGACCGGCTGCGGGCGAGGCGAGGCCGACCGGGTGCGGCGCGGGCTGTCGGACCCGGAGTCGCAGCAGCGGATCAAGGTGTGGTTCGCGCAGCACGCGGCGGTGAACGGCTATGACGCGGAAACGATTCAGCGGACCTGGGAGATCGTCGAGGCCTTCGGCAGCTACGGCTTCTGCAAGGCGCACGCGGTCGCCTTCGCCGTGCCGACCTACCAGTCGGCGTGGCTGAAAACGCATCATCCGGCCGCCTTTTACGCCGGGCTGCTCACGCACGATCCCGGGATGTACCCGAAGCGGCTGCTGCTGGCGGATGCGCGGCGGCGCGGGGTGCCCGTGCTGCCGTTGGACGTGAACGCGTCGGGAGTCGCACACCGTATCGAACTGGTGTCCGGTAAATGGGGGATGAGGCTCGCCCTCTCCGATGTCCACGGCATCAGCGAGGCCGAGGCGGCGCGGATCGCCGAGGGCCAGCCGTACGCCTCGCTGGTCGACTTCTGGGAGCGGGGCCGGCCCAGCCGTCCGCTGGCCCAGCGGCTCGCGCAGGTGGGAGCGCTGGACGCGTTCGGCGCCAACCGCCGCGATCTGCAACTGCATCTGACCGAACTGCACCGGGGTGCCCGGGGCGGGGGCGGCGGCCAGCTCCCCCTGGCCGGGGGGCGCGAGACCGCACCGGCCGGACTGCCCGACCTCACCTCCTCGGAACGGCTCAGCGCAGAGCTGGGCGTGCTGTCCATGGACGCCTCGCGCAATCTGATGGACGATCACCGCGCCTTCCTCGACGAGCTGGGCGTCGTCTCGGCGCGGCGGCTGCGCGAGGCCCGGCACGGGGAGACCGTGCTGGTCGCGGGCGCCAAGGCGGCCACCCAGACGCCGCCGATCCGGTCCGGCAAGCGCGTCATCTTCTCCACCCTGGACGACGGCACGGGTCTGGTCGACCTCGCCTTCTTCGACGACTCCCACGACGCCTGCGCCCACACCGTCTTCCACTCCTGGCTGCTGCTGGTGCGCGGAGTGGTGCAGCGCCGCGGCCCGCGCAGTCTCAGCGTGGTGGGCGCCGCCGCCTGGAACCTCGCGGACCTGCTGGAAGTGCGCCGGGAGGAGGGGCTGGAGGGGGTCGCGGCCCGGCTGGCCGGCGGCGGTGATCACGGTGGTTCCGGCGACGGCGGTGACGGGGCGGTGCGCCGGCGGCTCGCCGGCTCGGAAGGGGCGCCCGCGCCGACGGGTTCCGCGGCCCAGGACCCGATGGAGCAGCGGAAGATCCGCATGACCACGGGGTACGAGATGCACCCCTGGGCCGATCTGCGTCCCGCGGGGGAAGGGCCCGCGGCGGTCGGAAGAAAGTTGTGGCACCAGAGTCCGGGGAGTGCGGGATGA
- a CDS encoding cell division protein SepF, producing the protein MGSVRKASAWLGLVDDNEDERYYDDDDYSDGNEPGEAWVTDPRVKVASDVAEEKGRRIGTVTPDSFRDARAIGELFREGVPVIMNLTAMEASDAKRVVDFAAGLIFGLRGSIERVSTRVFLLTPANTEIVNGDPAGHRTDGFFNQS; encoded by the coding sequence ATGGGATCGGTACGCAAGGCAAGTGCCTGGCTTGGCCTCGTCGACGACAACGAAGACGAGCGTTACTACGACGACGACGACTACTCCGACGGGAACGAGCCCGGGGAGGCCTGGGTCACCGATCCGCGGGTCAAGGTGGCCTCGGACGTCGCCGAGGAGAAGGGCCGCCGCATCGGCACGGTGACCCCGGACAGCTTCCGGGACGCGCGCGCCATCGGCGAACTGTTCCGCGAGGGCGTGCCGGTCATCATGAACCTCACGGCCATGGAGGCGTCCGACGCCAAGCGCGTGGTCGACTTCGCGGCCGGGCTGATCTTCGGCCTGCGCGGTTCGATCGAGAGAGTGTCGACCCGCGTGTTCCTGCTGACCCCCGCCAACACGGAGATCGTCAACGGCGACCCGGCCGGGCACCGGACGGATGGATTCTTCAACCAGAGCTGA
- a CDS encoding DUF5685 family protein encodes MFGIVRPCRHRLGEKLASQWMAHLCGLCLALRGDHGQFARIVTNYDGLLVSVLTEAQSESDGAGRRTAGPCPLRGMRTASVAHGEGARLAAAVSLVLASAKVRDHVTDGDGLLARRPVARAARRVAASWDTAGARTGTAVGFDTTLLVDAVDRQAGIEALAGPGTPLLTITEPTETATAAAFAHTAVLAGRPDNAVPLTEAGRLFGRLAHLLDAVEDLHADAASGAWNPIAATGTSLLEVRRLADDAVHGVRLALRDAEFADARLVHLLLVHELRRSVDRAFGTVPVCASHQGGGPYGQQGPHGQPPQGPYGSPHHPYAGGGGHPYAGGGGAYGGDGFGGGAPLPQPPRRRGFWAGCGMFWLLCCTCKLCCAKEYEGPWSRKKREGVCRDCDCDGCDCCCPCDG; translated from the coding sequence GTGTTCGGAATCGTCAGGCCCTGTAGACACCGGCTCGGGGAGAAGCTCGCAAGCCAGTGGATGGCGCATTTGTGCGGGCTCTGCCTCGCTCTACGGGGTGACCACGGGCAGTTCGCCCGAATAGTCACGAATTACGATGGGCTGCTGGTCTCGGTTCTGACGGAGGCTCAGTCGGAGAGTGACGGAGCCGGCCGACGTACGGCCGGACCGTGCCCGCTGCGCGGCATGCGCACCGCCTCCGTCGCGCACGGCGAGGGGGCCCGGCTCGCGGCCGCCGTTTCCCTCGTGCTGGCTTCGGCGAAGGTCCGCGACCACGTCACGGACGGTGACGGGCTGTTGGCCCGCAGGCCGGTGGCGCGTGCGGCGCGCCGGGTCGCCGCGAGCTGGGACACGGCGGGCGCCCGGACCGGCACCGCTGTGGGATTCGACACCACGCTCCTGGTCGACGCCGTGGACCGGCAGGCCGGAATCGAGGCGCTGGCCGGGCCCGGGACGCCGCTCCTGACCATCACCGAACCGACCGAGACCGCGACCGCCGCGGCCTTCGCGCACACCGCCGTCCTCGCCGGCCGGCCTGACAACGCCGTGCCCCTCACCGAGGCCGGACGGCTCTTCGGACGCCTCGCCCACCTGCTGGACGCCGTGGAGGACCTGCACGCTGACGCCGCGTCAGGCGCCTGGAACCCGATCGCCGCGACCGGCACCTCTCTGCTGGAGGTCCGGCGGCTCGCCGACGACGCGGTGCACGGGGTCCGGCTGGCGCTGCGCGACGCCGAGTTCGCCGACGCCCGGCTCGTCCATCTGCTGCTCGTGCACGAACTGCGGCGCTCGGTGGACCGCGCATTCGGCACGGTGCCGGTGTGCGCCTCCCACCAGGGCGGCGGACCCTACGGACAGCAGGGACCCCACGGGCAGCCGCCGCAGGGACCCTACGGCTCCCCGCACCACCCGTACGCGGGCGGTGGCGGGCACCCGTACGCCGGCGGGGGAGGCGCGTACGGCGGTGACGGGTTCGGCGGTGGCGCGCCGCTGCCCCAGCCGCCCCGCCGGCGCGGGTTCTGGGCCGGCTGCGGGATGTTCTGGCTCCTGTGCTGCACCTGCAAGCTGTGCTGCGCCAAGGAGTACGAGGGGCCGTGGTCCCGTAAGAAGCGCGAGGGTGTCTGCCGGGACTGCGACTGCGACGGATGCGATTGCTGCTGCCCCTGCGACGGCTGA
- a CDS encoding cupin domain-containing protein yields MPIVRSSEAVVHEIHGARFVSYATPASGSKELCAWRGEIPAGLKAPAHTVSREEIFHLLDGELLITLDGRTERIAAGDTVIINPSATLTVENPTDRTAYSWVTTSIGLEARLADGTRIVPPWAN; encoded by the coding sequence GTGCCCATCGTCCGATCGTCCGAAGCCGTCGTCCACGAGATCCACGGCGCCCGTTTCGTCTCGTACGCCACCCCGGCCAGCGGCAGCAAGGAGCTGTGCGCCTGGCGGGGTGAGATCCCGGCCGGCCTCAAGGCGCCCGCGCACACGGTCAGCCGGGAGGAGATCTTCCATCTGCTCGACGGCGAGTTGCTGATCACCCTCGACGGCCGCACCGAGCGGATCGCCGCGGGTGACACGGTGATCATCAACCCCAGCGCCACCCTGACCGTCGAGAACCCGACCGACCGGACCGCGTACTCCTGGGTCACCACCTCCATCGGTCTGGAGGCACGGCTGGCCGACGGCACCCGCATCGTGCCGCCGTGGGCCAACTGA
- a CDS encoding S1 family peptidase, which produces MKHRRIPKRRAAVAGAGIAALVAAGVTFQTANASETPEASAPRTLSVSAAGKLASTLAEDLGGDAAGTYYDTKSKALVVNVLDEAAAQAVEKAGAKARVVANSLAELKSARSTLKQDATIPGTAWVTDPTTNKVVVTADRTVSKAEWAKLTKVVDGLGAKAELKRSKGEYKPFIAGGDAITGGSGRCSLGFNVVKGGEPFFLTAGHCTEGISTWSDSGGKEIGTNADSSFPDNDYGLVKYTAEVAHPSEVNLYNGSTQKISGAADATVGMAVTRSGSTTQVHEGKVTGLDATVNYGNGDIVNGLIQTDVCAEPGDSGGSLFSGDKAVGLTSGGSGDCTSGGETFFQPVTEALSATGTQIG; this is translated from the coding sequence TTGAAGCACCGACGCATACCCAAGCGGCGTGCAGCCGTGGCAGGCGCGGGCATCGCCGCGCTGGTCGCCGCGGGAGTGACGTTCCAGACCGCGAACGCGAGTGAGACCCCTGAGGCGTCCGCACCCCGGACCCTGTCGGTCTCCGCGGCCGGAAAGCTCGCCTCGACGCTGGCCGAGGACCTGGGCGGCGACGCGGCCGGGACGTACTACGACACGAAGAGCAAGGCTCTCGTGGTGAACGTGCTCGACGAGGCCGCCGCGCAGGCCGTCGAGAAGGCCGGGGCCAAGGCGAGAGTCGTGGCGAACTCCCTCGCCGAACTCAAGAGCGCCCGCAGCACGCTGAAGCAGGACGCGACGATCCCGGGCACCGCCTGGGTGACCGACCCGACCACCAACAAGGTCGTGGTGACCGCCGACCGCACGGTCTCCAAGGCCGAGTGGGCGAAGCTGACCAAGGTCGTGGACGGGCTCGGCGCGAAGGCCGAACTGAAGCGGTCGAAGGGGGAGTACAAGCCCTTCATCGCCGGTGGTGACGCGATCACCGGCGGCAGCGGGCGCTGCTCGCTGGGCTTCAACGTGGTCAAGGGCGGCGAGCCGTTCTTCCTGACCGCCGGTCACTGCACCGAGGGCATCTCCACCTGGTCGGACTCCGGCGGCAAGGAGATCGGCACCAACGCGGACTCCAGCTTCCCGGACAACGACTACGGGCTGGTCAAGTACACCGCGGAGGTCGCTCACCCGAGTGAGGTGAACCTCTACAACGGTTCCACCCAGAAGATCTCGGGCGCCGCGGACGCGACCGTCGGCATGGCGGTCACCCGGAGCGGGTCGACCACGCAGGTGCACGAGGGCAAGGTCACCGGGCTGGACGCCACGGTGAACTACGGCAACGGCGACATCGTGAACGGTCTGATCCAGACCGACGTGTGCGCGGAGCCGGGTGACAGCGGCGGGTCGCTGTTCTCGGGCGACAAGGCGGTCGGGCTCACGTCCGGCGGCAGCGGTGACTGCACCTCGGGCGGGGAGACGTTCTTCCAGCCGGTGACCGAGGCGCTGTCGGCTACCGGGACGCAGATCGGCTGA
- a CDS encoding DUF3533 domain-containing protein, which produces MPHSSFRTEVREAVTPRATLLIVGVIALQLLFIASYVGALHDPKPKDVPFGVVAPQAAAAQAITRLERLPGSPLDPRALPDEATARSRLTHRDIDAALIIDPRGSTDTLLVASGGGRILSTTLTTLVTALEKSERRTIRTVDVIPSAPHDPNGLSSFYLVIGWCVGGYLGAAALAISAGAKPSDPSRAAIRLAVMALVALTGGLGGALIAGPALDALPGSTAALWGLGTLIIFAVGAATLALQGLFGTIGIGLVILLVVILGNPSAGGALPPPLLPPFWKAIGPALPPGAGTWSTRSIAYFDNNAMTTALLVLSAWAVAGAAITMAAAVRRRATATQPP; this is translated from the coding sequence ATGCCGCACAGCTCGTTCCGCACGGAGGTGAGAGAGGCCGTCACCCCGCGGGCCACCCTGCTCATCGTCGGCGTGATCGCGCTCCAGCTGCTGTTCATCGCCTCGTACGTGGGAGCACTCCACGACCCGAAACCCAAGGACGTGCCCTTCGGCGTGGTAGCCCCCCAGGCCGCGGCCGCACAGGCGATCACCCGACTCGAACGCCTCCCCGGCTCCCCCCTGGACCCCCGCGCCCTGCCCGACGAGGCCACGGCCCGGAGCCGGCTCACCCACCGCGACATCGACGCGGCCCTGATCATCGACCCCAGGGGCAGCACTGACACCCTCCTGGTCGCTTCCGGGGGCGGCAGGATCCTCTCCACCACACTGACGACCCTGGTCACCGCCCTGGAGAAGTCCGAGCGGCGCACCATCCGAACGGTCGACGTGATCCCGTCCGCACCCCACGACCCCAACGGACTCTCGTCCTTCTACCTGGTGATCGGCTGGTGCGTGGGCGGCTACCTGGGCGCCGCGGCCCTGGCCATCAGCGCCGGGGCGAAGCCCTCCGACCCCTCCCGCGCCGCGATCCGGCTGGCGGTCATGGCCCTGGTCGCCCTCACCGGCGGTCTCGGCGGAGCCCTCATCGCCGGCCCGGCCCTGGACGCCCTGCCCGGCAGCACCGCGGCCCTCTGGGGCCTTGGCACCCTGATCATCTTCGCCGTGGGCGCGGCCACCCTCGCGCTGCAGGGCCTCTTCGGCACGATCGGCATCGGCCTGGTCATCCTGCTGGTGGTCATCCTCGGCAACCCCAGCGCCGGCGGTGCGCTGCCCCCACCCCTCCTCCCACCCTTCTGGAAGGCGATCGGCCCGGCCCTGCCCCCGGGCGCCGGCACCTGGTCGACCCGCTCCATCGCCTATTTCGACAACAACGCGATGACGACGGCACTCCTGGTCCTGTCGGCGTGGGCGGTGGCGGGAGCGGCGATCACCATGGCGGCGGCGGTACGAAGACGCGCGACCGCAACGCAGCCGCCGTAG